A window of Rhododendron vialii isolate Sample 1 chromosome 11a, ASM3025357v1 contains these coding sequences:
- the LOC131307331 gene encoding pre-mRNA-processing protein 40A-like isoform X6 — protein sequence MANNAQFSGMQPLRPPIPPGPPQGAPPPMPMQFRTAVPAPQSQVYIPMASQQFQHVGHTNIGMPFHSQQFQFSSVQQLPAIPAPEVQANRPPQNPQIAGTYGAGLNGPRMLLSSTYTFGASPGGQLQRNADASVQYQLTPQTNASSFSGGAQPWLPTGPQSMISVVQNTGDQSSATPPVVPAATEEPNHIEKLPSDWLEHIRAGKRYYYNKKTKFSTWEKPLELMTSIERADASTDWKEHTSPEGRKYYYNRVTKQSKWKIPDELKLAREKVKMASTGGTLAGNDDSPAPVLNAVTPSSLAHGSVSSPIQVATVSAGVSPKPMATSGQSFSPVAPSMVEENAIQVQTPAQTIPPNAAVSESTKTSHIMLDATVTQISSSSVDTKAAQDVVDTVDRVSTGDIEEAENGKGSARNVNVSVSGEKTVVQEPVVYENKLEARNAFKALLESANIGSDWTWDQAMRVIINDQRYGALRTLGERKQAFNEFLVQRKKKDAEERRARQKKAQEDFRNMLEESKDLMPSSRWSKVITIFEDDERFKAVERAKDREDLFQDYMVELEKKERANALEELKWSRREFLNFLKSCDFITASSQWRKVQDRLEADERCSRLEKVDRLEIFQEYIRDLEREEEEHMKIRMEELRKVERKNRDEFRRLMEEHVVSGILTTSTHWRDYCMKVKDLAAYLAVSSNTSGSTAKDLFEDVAEELQKQYLEDKARIKDAMKSRKIALSSTSTLEDFKAVLLEGISSQPSSEINLKLVFDELHERVKEKEEKEAKKRKRLADDFYNLLCTSKDLTASSKWEDCKQIIEDRQESWFVGEDSFFRNIFDEYITEMKEKEKEKERKRRDDKAKREKDAKDREKKEKHSREKRRRYASKYGKDRTHSEDAGKYEPYVLEESKRSGKDKNRRHRERYLSHVDDLSVDENEKDRSENSHRHSSDRKKSKQMEQRSPSEQDSEIRHKRHKQDHQDGSSRNDDYGELRDREFDCFPKLLSDFSDQKLLPLH from the exons ATGGCCAATAATGCTCAATTTTCTGGAATGCAG CCTCTTCGGCCTCCTATACCGCCGGGCCCTCCTCAAGGTGCTCCTCCACCGATGCCAATGCAA TTTCGAACTGCGGTTCCAGCACCACAATCACAGGTCTATATCCCAATGGCTTCTCAACAATTTCAGCATGTTGGCCACACAAACATTGGAATGCCTTTTCACAGTCAGCAATTCCAGTTTTCCTCTGTTCAGCAACTACCTGCAATACCGGCCCCTGAAGTTCAGGCAAACCGGCCCCCACAAAATCCTCAGATTGCCGGTACTTATGGTGCTGGGTTAAATGGTCCAAGAATGCTTCTCTCTTCAACATATACG TTTGGTGCATCACCTGGTGGCCAATTACAAAGAAATGCTGATGCCTCAGTCCAGTATCAGCTGACTCCCCAGACAAATGCGTCTAGTTTTTCTGGTGGGGCCCAACCTTGGCTGCCAACTGGACCTCAGAGCATGATTTCTGTTGTACAGAATACTGGTGATCAATCATCGGCTACTCCTCCGGTTGTTCCA GCAGCAACTGAGGAGCCTAACCACATAGAAAAGCTACCATCAGATTGGTTGGAGCATATTCGTGCTGGAAAAAG ATATTATTACAACAAGAAGACAAAATTTTCAACGTGGGAGAAGCCTCTAGAATTAATGACATCAATTGAG AGAGCAGATGCTTCCACTGATTGGAAGGAGCATACAAGTCCCGAGGGAAGAAA ATATTACTACAACAGGGTTACCAAGCAATCAAAGTGGAAAATCCCCGATGAACTCAAG CTGGCTCgtgaaaaagtgaaaatggcATCTACTGGAGGAACTCTGGCAGGAAATGATGATAGTCCTGCACCAGTCCTCAATGCAGTTACCCCATCTTCCTTGGCCCATGGGTCAGTATCCAGCCCTATTCAAGTGGCAACAGTTTCTGCTGGTGTTAGCCCAAAGCCTATGGCAACTTCAGGGCAATCATTCTCACCTGTTGCCCCCTCTATGGTGGAAGAAAATGCAATTCAAGTCCAGACACCTGCACAAACCATCCCACCAAATGCTGCTGTTTCAGAGAGTACCAAAACCTCTCACATTATGCTCGATGCCACTGTGACACAAAT tagcAGTAGTAGTGTTGATACTAAAGCAGCTCAGGATGTTGTCGATACAGTTGACAGAGTTTCAACAGGGGATATTGAG GAAGCTGAAAATGGCAAGGGAAGTGCTAGGAATGTCAATGTTTCTGTATCGGGAGAGAAAACAGTTGTTCAGGAGCCTGTGGTCTACGAAAATAAATTG GAGGCTAGGAATGCATTTAAAGCACTTCTGGAATCTGCAAACATTGGGTCTGATTGGACATGGGATCAG GCTATGCGAGTAATCATTAACGACCAAAGGTATGGTGCTTTAAGAACTCTTGGAGAGCGGAAGCAAGCTTTTAATGAG TTCCTggtgcaaagaaaaaaaaaggatgccGAAGAGAGGCGCGCTAGACAGAAAAAAGCACAGGAAGATTTCCGGAACATGTTGGAA GAGTCCAAAGATCTGATGCCATCCTCAAGATGGAG CAAAGTAATCACTATTTTTGAAGACGATGAACGTTTCAAAGCTGTAGAACGAGCTAAAGACCGAGAGGACCTTTTCCAAGACTATATGGTGGAACTTGAGAAAAAG GAAAGGGCAAATGCATTGGAAGAGCTCAAGTGGAGTAGAAGGGAATTCTTGAACTTCCTGAAGTCATGTGACTTTATTACG GCAAGCAGTCAGTGGAGAAAAGTTCAAGATCGCTTAGAGGCCGATGAAAGATGCTCACGTCTTGAAAAAGTTGATCGCTTGGAAATTTTCCAG GAATATATTCgtgatctagagagagaagaggaagagcaTATGAAGATTCGGATG GAAGAATTGAGAAAAGTGGAGCGCAAAAATCGTGACGAGTTCCGTAGATTGATGGAAGAGCATGTCGTGTCTGGAATACTTACTACCTCAACTCACTGGCGTGATTACTGTATGAAG GTCAAAGATTTAGCTGCATATTTGGCAGTCTCATCAAACACCTCTGGTTCAACAGCAAAAGATTTGTTTGAAGACGTGGCTGAGGAGCTACAGAAACAG TATCTGGAAGACAAGGCTCGCATAAAAGATGCTATGAAGTCACGAAAG ATTGCTCTGTCATCAACTTCGACACTTGAAGACTTCAAAGCTGTACTTTTAGAAGGAATTTCCTCTCAACCATCATCAGAGATCAACTTAAAG CTTGTATTTGATGAGCTGCATGAAAGAGtgaaggagaaggaggagaaagaagCTAAAAAGAGGAAACGCCTTGCAGACGACTTTTACAATCTCTTGTGCACTTCCAAG GATCTAACGGCATCTTCAAAATGGGAGGATTGCAAGCAGATAATTGAAGATAGACAAGAGAGCTG GTTTGTTGGGGAAGATAGCTTCTTTAGAAACATCTTTGATGAATACATAacagaaatgaaagaaaaagaaaaggagaaggaaCGGAAGCGAAGGGATGATAAG gccaaaagagagaaagatGCGAAGGATagagagaagaaggaaaaacacAGCCGCGAGAAACGACGACGGTATGCAAGCAAATACGGGAAGGATAGAACACACAGTGAAGATGCTGGTAAATATGAACCTTATGTTTTGGAAGAGAGCAAAAGATCTGGAAAAGATAAGAATAGGAGACATCGAGAGCGGTATCTAAGTCATGTGGATGATCTGAGTGTggatgaaaatgagaaagatCGGTCTGAGAACTCCCACAGGCACAGCAGTGACAGGAAAAAATCAAAGCAG ATGGAACAGCGAAGCCCTTCTGAACAAGATAGTGAAATTAGGCACAAGAGACACAAGCAAGATCACCAGGATGGTTCTAGCAGGAATGATGATTATGGCGAGCTTAGAGACAGGGAATTTG ATTGCTTTCCGAAACTCCTTAGTGACTTTTCCGATCAAAAGCTGCTTCCTTTGCATTGA